A window of Diabrotica virgifera virgifera chromosome 9, PGI_DIABVI_V3a contains these coding sequences:
- the LOC126892354 gene encoding uncharacterized protein LOC126892354: MAKQMHIVCVWPVIVKFAAILQQSYLQLSMPTARQKKKNPMHVQMLQLCTFSGEKLMSFQAVRSECLLRSLNELKYKTALASCCSDMKMVSVDLFVCKNL; the protein is encoded by the exons atggcaaagcaaatgcacattgtatgtgtatggccggtaatagtgaagtttgcagccatattgcagcaatcttatttgcagctgagtatgcccacagcgagacagaagaagaagaacccaatgcatgtacagatgttacagctatgtacattctctggtgaaaaactaatgagttttcaagctgttcggtcagagtgcttgttgcgctctctaaacgaactgaaatataagacggctttggcttcatgttgcagcgatatgaaaatg gtgtctgtggatctttttgtatgcaaaaatttgtaa